Genomic segment of Xenopus laevis strain J_2021 chromosome 4S, Xenopus_laevis_v10.1, whole genome shotgun sequence:
GTCTGTTTTAGAGACTGACGTTACAGAGCTGCTCAttaaattatagggatgcaccgaatccactatttttgatttggccgaacccctgaatcgttcgcgaaagatttggccgaataccgaaccgaatccgaaccctaatttgcatatgcaatttaggggtaggaaggggaaaacattctttacttccttgttttgtaacaaaaagtcatgtgatttcccttcctgtccctaatttgcatatgcaaattaggattcggccgaatcttgctgaaaaaggccgaatcctggccgaatcccgaactgaatcctggatttggtgcatccctattatggtAAATTATAACGCAGAATGCCATGGTTTCTGAACTGCCATGTAATGTAAGTCAGAATTAATTATGAATTACACTTGTATTGTGAAATTTATGttggatataatatatattgtatattataagtcactCCCTAAGcccaggtaactgacagcagcccagatcatgtgcagtgaaccagcagaaaagaaaatggggagctactggaagCATCTTCAGAAGCATAAATTATAACCACTAAAGGGTTGTGGTGGCCTTAGGCTGCTACACAAGTCAAAAATtgtatgtgcaacatttctagctgccTTCTTCTCAGTAATTAACATGCCCCCAAACTGATCCATAACACCAAATCAAAAAACTTTTAATAATGTAACTGCAGGGAAAAATGCTTCCCTAATGTattaaaaagtgcagaaaaatgaaaatgatatctATTATACAAAGTACTGCAAGCGAATATTGGCTATCACAGCTTGCTTACTTATACaaacattattttcctttatgtttTACTCTCACTATAAGGTCAATAGTAGGAGGCTTGTTGCCATATTTTGTTGTTAGTTTTGTTTGAGAACATAAAAGTCAATATAAAGCTATAATTAAACATAGTTTATCAAAAAGCATGTGCAGCATTTGTAGAGATCAGTTCTAATTCCAAAAAGATAGAGTTGATAAATCCACTGCTGCTCCTTTAAGCCCTTCACAGCAGGAAGGCCCCACCATTTATTGGTCTTCAAATGTATTTTGTGCTCTGTGGGAAACCCTCTAAACAAAAACAATGAACACAGCATTCATTTCCCTGGCATCACATAAGGCAGCATTCAGCTTTTGAGGCATCcacatctataaataaatatttcaggagatttttcttctttcagtttaaaaaaGCTGTAACAGAGCCAGAATGAAGTAATTTCATTCACTTACCCATTCTGGTTGGGAAGATatcctcattatttattaatgtttcgATCCATTCCATCAGCATGTTCATATAGAGTGGAGCAGAAACCTTTGTAGGCCGCTTGTACTTGTTATCATCCTGCCACCTGTATTCATACTTTAGACCACCACACATGATGGGACAACTCCTCTCTGTGCAGAACTCAGACATGGTTCCATAAATCAAGTTTATTCTATTGAAAAAGTCCACCACATGCACAGCTATCCAGTCATTTATATTCTCTCCTGGAGGTAACTGGACCACAGTCTTAAGGTCAAGTCCAGATTTCAGGGAGGCCTGGGCCTTTTTGTAGAGCTCAAATCGTTGGGTTCCTGGTTCAAACTTCTTCCTGGGACGAAATGTTCTGTCTTTATTGAATACTTGGTTAAGGCACAGAGCCATGGCTGTTGACTACATATATAGTCAACTCCAAAACTGATATGAATAACCACTCTCAAAGTATTAACCtatacaaagaaacaaaatagAAAGTTCTAGGTCAGGTTTCCAGTCTACATGAGGTATATTTATAACCAGTGCTCATCAAGAACATTAATAATCCCCTAATCCAGTAATCCACCAAGAACATTACATGTATagtaaaaattaaagatttaaatCAACAACTTGCGTTTCATAGTTGGTGACACTGAATCTCAGTTCAAAACTTTATAGGAAACATGACTATATTTCTTCATTGTTTATCTTGAAATCCTAGCCGAAATTGTGTAGTATATTTGCAATTAACGGAAGAATGACAGCTCGGTTTCTCAAGGGTAACCAAAACTCACATCCAAACTCATATTTCAAAGAGCAAAGCTATTTTAACACGGAGCATAACAAGGCAGTTTTCCAAAgagaacaataaaacatttataatacacaaaagccatgaatatcttgtaaacaatatccttataaacggtgactagccATTCACTAAAGCTCACTCagctcactaaaacttgtgtattataataaataaagtaccccttgttggaaaatatgaggatattagaagtaatctcggagttccatgacctgtataaaagcaatctGCTTTCGGCTTcgtgttttaatatggtcatgcAGCTACTcagtaaattataatatccttatattttacaatagaggatactttattcactatataactatatatatatataagctatataaactatacaaactatatatatatatatatatatatatatatatatatatatatatatatatagtcctccaaagcagagaccgcactctcagggcttatgagaatataaattattttattagaaaaaaaaagttttttctaataaaataatttatattctcataagccctgagagtgcggtctCTGCTTTGGAGGACTACAGTTTACATTGGACATACGCACCCAGGCCAAGAAGAGATCCTTAAAcgtgagtgctgtgattgtgggggaatatatatatatatatatatatatatatatatatatatatatatatatatatatatatatatatataatgtttaaaaaattattaacttCATTATTTTCGTGTCAATAGCATCGAATTCAGAAAGTTGGACttcatttctttcattttgaTGATCAGGCTATTAAAACCTGCATTTATATGGTTGCCTGCTCCACCTCGGTCAGTCTTGTACTTTGTATGCATTAGTAACTATTTTAGACACTGGATGACCAATACTGAATCATTAATACTGTAAAGGGgattcattttataaaaaggtGATTTCCATGTCATGTTCCTGTTCATGATGAGGTCTTAAGGGCCATTTCTGTGGCTCCATGCAAAGAGGAAGTGCTTGTAGAGTTCATAGCTCTTTCTTGCAGCAGAATACGTTTTCAGGGTGTTAGTGCTCTAACCAGGTAACCAGCCACTGCAGCTAACTTTCCTCTGACTGACCACAATGAAAGGAGTCCTTTGCAAATGTTGGTACAACTGAAAAATGTATTCACCCACATTGGCAGCAGTATCACCGATATCTGCGCAACATAGTCCTTATGATTCAGAACACCATACTACCCTCAAAAAGAAACTGTCATCAACAGATTTAAAGacggcgcagactctaaactgttacaattttgcaacatttagttgatacatttctcagcagcatctctggaatattagcaactattgtatcaattccaacagctacctgtaatgaaacccacagattctgctcagcagggctaaagataagaaatgtatcaaacaaatgtatcaatttagaacagtttacagggtcagcgacccccccccccccctcccagagctgcttcagaaggtgaaataagacactttacatttcaatattagaaaaacgctgaaataaaaagtgattggataaagtaattatttctggtgatctatcggaaaacatcTACAGTAGTTGTTTggatgtgaacaacccctttaataagtacAGAGctcctctttgatctcctgcactgatgccagaaaaagatacaaagtttctgaaacctaattaaaataagaggcttttggcagagagtccagaacattcagcacctgcacttagatacatttggaatcatttaagataagcaaagatacaattgtacaATAAGCAAATCTCTTGGGAAAAcagagacttgcagcttaaagtgcAATTTCACTTCATTACacaactgttataacacataaaacactgcattaaaactcccagaaatgtgttcaaactttcataacctgacaaattttgtaaaatggacatggtaattaggggggtgtgataaaaaataattctgcTGCTCTACGTGCGCCAGATCTTTTTGTGCTAATTTGTATGCACATTAATAAATCAGTGGCTatactgcaacattttttttaatgaccccTGGACATAAGGTCCAGGCCAGGTTAATTTACAATTGTCACAGAAATAAGTGAAATACAAGTAAGGGATACAAAATTCTGTTCCTTAGTGCCCATGTACAGAGCACTTGTATCTGGAACAACATCTGTGCTCTGCCAATTGTGCTGGAGCTTTGCATACTACACTGTCCAGTCTGGTATAATAGAGCCttgcacttaaagtgatactgacacaaatttttatttcaagatagtaatctacattaaaagttacctataggtcatgttgatcatttttcgcagatagttctgcttttgcaagtaattgttatttgaagttcctaaacctgactgttttgccaacctgactgtctcatcttgtcagttagagtttctaatgcgaacggacttctgctgcacagatatggcagcccaagtctggactgagaattaaaataggccctggcatttcaggtacacagagacccaaacagcccccaccagcccactaaatactctctttctatggcaccttatagcagcctttctggcatttgccagaacccacagattgccagtccgggcctgacagccccctcatagagaaaaAAGGGGgtcagaaaggtaatgtaaaagcatcaggcagatacatttatggcaacattataaatagcattcaaagataatgatATGAccgacataaaaaaaaaaaaaagtttattttctggtgtcagtatctctaatGTCTGCCATAGAGTATAGATCTCGCCGGCCCTATTGCTCCTTACacttcagggcagatttatcaagggtcgaatttcgaataaaaaaaaaaaccctcaaaattcgaataaaaaaaaaaccaacagaaatttatttaaaaaaaagttttttttgggtgaataggccattttcgTTCGAATTTGAATAAGTACATcatattcaatcgaattcgattcaaagttttttcaaagcaaaatgggttttaggaggtcccccaattggctaaaacagcaattcggcaggttttagatggtgaatgattaaagttttaaagagacaatacatgatcaatttcgatatttgaattctcttttttttcaaattcgaatcaaatttggactattccctagtcgaagtacacacgaattagctcgaaatttgaattttttttaattacattttttaattaaaattttcacttcaacccttgataaatctgccccttcatgtttcAATGACACACAAGCTATAAGCATTATATGAGAAGTCCATGTGCTGCCCACCACTCATTCACCGACCTGAATGCAACTTTGTCAAATGTAGGCAGTTCCATATTCAATTCAACATGCAGACCATTGCACTTTATTTTAGTTAATTTGTCAAATACATGCTGTATAACTGCAAAATATATACAGCTTAAATAGGAATGCATATAAAGTAAAGCTTACAGTGAATTCATTTTGATTTTAGATATATTTCTTATATCCCTGTAGCTTCTGTGACCCAGGATAACagattaagtaaaaaaaagcctTACAGAGACCCAAGTAATATTCTGCAAACCtgctgttccccccccccccccccacatgatgTTCTGTGAACCTGTTGTTCTCCAGCCATTCCCTTTCCTGATCAGCTTGAGGTCTTTGTGATCACATCCTTCCCGTCCACCTTGTAAGGCACTAAAATTTCAGATCCTGCACAGGAAATCCTCCAGTATATTCATTTTCTGAGCACTGTATATATGATAGTGTGGGAACAGACCAACAAACTACAGTGCCTAATAGGAAAGTTTAAATGAATGGCagtaggaaaaaagaaaatatctttcAATAATATTACAATATAGCAGTGTTATAAAGCATCTGGGAACTGACAAGTCAGCAGCACTCCTTACAGCACTGTGTGTTTGCATTTCAAAGTCAAAAGTAAACTTGTACATaggaatacacagtgagacgttAAAAAAACATTCCTTTGGGGCATTTCTGGTATCAATATTTGGCTGTCCCATTATTATCCTTTGTAGAGTGCCTACATGTTTACACAGGTTGATACTACCTGTTTGAACAAACAGTACACATTTATACTTATTTAACTCTGGTTACCTTAAAGTTTCAGATGAACACCCTATCAACACTAATAGACTGCTTACCCTATTAAAAGGTTActtccaaacatttttattttagtatagGTGTTAACAGTAAACCAGGTATAAAGACttcatttgctttgtttttaattCATTGAATATTAATAATCAGGATTGTTCCACCCTGATAGTGGCAACTTGgaagatatataataaaaatgttatgataAGCATATTCGACATCCATGTTTGGTGAGTCTGTGAACCAGGCTAGCCGCAATCTGTTCGAGATTTGGGAGTTAAGATAAAGGTTAAACATCCTTGGAATGAACATCTACAAAACggaaatcaaatatttttaagtGCTTATCGCAAATATACTCTCcctaaattaatatttatatagattAAAGCAGTGCCATGTGCCCACCTGTTATAAATTAAGAGGGCTCTGATTTTCCTTTCCAAGGTTACTTCAGATTCTCCCTGCTTTAAAGAAGTACAGTCCAAAGGATAGAGGACACATGGGGATGCtggattatattttttatatttgcatataaatCAGTCTGTGGACCCTAAAACTAGTCTCAGAGGTTGACATATGGCCatgcatcccccccccccacccccggtCACATAGGCTtcactttttgaaaaaataaagctTCTTGGATTTATGGCATGTTGCCATGTCACTCACCTATATGGAGCTACATCAGTTACAAATCTAACCAGCATGAAATGTTTATTTCTGTTCCCACGACTAATTATTGACTTGGACCTAATGCAGCACAAGAGTTACAAGCataggattggttatctggaatgctcaggacatggggaaTTTCAGAAAAGGGATCGCTCTataatttcgatctccatacattaaaatATCTTTCATACCTTTTAGCTCCTACAAGCACAACAGTCCATTGTACATTAACACGACTGAAAGACTGTGCTCTATATGCAGCAACACACAGCAAAGGGATAGACATGTAGTGCTTTAATAAGTCTACACCCACTTGGTAATAAAATTCGAGCTTTTCAAGGTAATCACTGCATCAATACTGACTTAAAATTTGCCTGCTGGGCCCGGCAATTATAGAAACAAGAGTTGAATAAGTATTGTGCTGCAGGAGCTGCTGTTCTGCAACAAAGTGATTGgatttgatttttatatataaaaaaacatttcacaacaGCCAAAGCAATACTATCTGTTCATAAATATGGATCATTCACTTTGCCCCCAAATTGCTGCATGGGCATTATAGTACTGTAAGattgcataatacattttacatgttatttattggatttgatttctttttactcTAACATTGTGTTTAAAGATT
This window contains:
- the mob3c.S gene encoding MOB kinase activator 3C S homeolog isoform X1; this translates as MALCLNQVFNKDRTFRPRKKFEPGTQRFELYKKAQASLKSGLDLKTVVQLPPGENINDWIAVHVVDFFNRINLIYGTMSEFCTERSCPIMCGGLKYEYRWQDDNKYKRPTKVSAPLYMNMLMEWIETLINNEDIFPTRMGVPFPKNFQQVCNKILTRLFRVFVHVYIHHFDAIISVGAEAHVNTCYKHFYYFITEFSLVNHRELEPLKEMTEKICH